Within Anolis sagrei isolate rAnoSag1 chromosome X, rAnoSag1.mat, whole genome shotgun sequence, the genomic segment cgtggtgggaaggaggagatgcgggagaaggagaccccgaattcggcctaattcggaccgctttcccaaattaactattcccaataggtctcctaaggtaatttggtgtaaccaggtgagcgggccctctggcttgaaggtggtgttgttgaacgccatgtctgtcaacggaaaaacaacttggattcaggacttaatcctggaggagcgggcagatctggcgtgcatcacggagacctggctggatgaagcggggggcgtaaatctctcccagctttgtcctccaggtttctccgtgcaacaccaacctagagccggaggacggggaggcggggttgcagtggtctacagagattccatccatctaaccaggagccccatcccgcagaccacaaattttgaatgcgtccacctgagggtgggtgaccgggacagaatagggattctgctagtgtaccgtccacctcgctgcactacagtctccctacctgagctagcgggggtggtctcgagcttggctgtggagtcccaacggctccttgtgctgggggacttcaacatccacgccgaggcaaccctcacaggtgcggctcaggacttcatgtctgccatggcaaccatggggcggtcccaacaaataactggccccacccactgtgctggacacacattggacttggttttctgccagggatgggagcagggtggcggtgtggaggagctatccatctctccgttgccatggaccgaccacttcctgattagatttaggctcactgcgccccccaacctccgcaaaggtggaggacccattaagatggtccgccccaggaggcttatggatccggacggattcctgacggctcttggggagtttcccgccaccgcggtaggtgataatgtcgaggccttggtcgctctctggaatggggagatgaccagggctattgacaagatcgctccggaacgtcccctctcaagtaaccgagctaaaccagccccttggttcactgaggagctggcagcgatgaagcgaaggaagagggttctagagagcgtgtggcgatcggacccaagcgagtcaaaccgaacacggtttgtgtcctttttgagggcatatgccgcggcaataaaagccgcaaagaaaactttctttgcggccactattgcgtctgcaaaaaaccgtccggcggagttgttccgggttgtcagaggtcttttaactccccccacgggtgggagccctgacaactcggcagcgcgctgtgaagcatttgctcggttctttgcagacaaagtcgcttcgatccgttctgggctggacgccacattagatgcagtctccgtggatgtaacacaagcacctgcttgtcagtttttgttggattcttttcagtttgtgaaacccgaggatgtggacaagatacttggaggaatgagacccaccacgtccatcctagacccctgcccatcctggcttcttaaggaggccagagggggattggccgagtgggtaacggtggtggttaatgcctcccttcgggaaggcaagattccagcgagcctaaaacaggctgtgataaagccgctgttgaagaaaccatcacttgaccccactaaattggacaactttcggcctgtttccaatcttccctttttgggcaaagtcatggaaagcgtggtggcctcacaactccaggtattcttgggagacacggattatctggatccggcacagtctggtttcagaccgggacatggtaccgagacggtcttggtcgccttagtggatgatctgcgccgggagctagacagggggagtgtgtccctgttggtgctcctggacctctcagcggccttcgataccgtcgaccacggtattcttctggggcgccttgcagagatgggtcttgggggcactgctttgcagtggctccggtcatttctggagggtcgtactcagaaggtgttactgggggactcctgttcgacgccgcagccgttgacctgtggcgttcctcagggttccatcctgtcccccttgctgtttaacatctacatgaagccgctgggtgagatcatccggagtttcggggtgcggtgtcacctgtacgcagatgacgtccaactctgtcactccttcccacctgctactaaggaggccgtcgaagtcctgaaccggtgcctggccgctgtaatggtctggatgagggcgaacaaactgaaattaaatccagacaagacagaggtactcctggtcagtcgcaaggccgaacagggtatagggttacagcctggtgctggacggggtcgcactccccttgaaggcgcaggttcgcagcttgggtgtgaccctggactcatcgctgagcctggagcctcaggtttcagcggtgaccaggggagcatttgcacagcttcggctcgtgcgccagctgcgcccgtatcttgggaagtctgacttggccacggtggtacacgctttggtcacatcccgcctcgactactgcaacgctctctacgtggggctgcccttgaagacggcccggaagcttcagctagtccagcgcgcggcagccatgttgttaacgggagctggacgcagagagcatacaacgcctctgctgtcccagctccactggctgccgatctgctaccgggcccaatttaaggtgctgatgttatcctacaaagccctaaacggttccggcccaaaataccttgcagaccgcatctcggcctacgagcccacgagggccttgagatcttccggggaggcccttctctcggtcccgcctgtgtcacaggcacgtctggcggggacgagggagcgggccttctcggtggtggccccccggctgtggaacactctccctgttgaagttagacaggcgccctccttgatggcctttcgtaggggcctaaaaacatggctcttcgagcaggccttcaattgagtgtagttaaattgacactggaatgaactaagaCTACgatttttggctatgaccccaggacttgacgaagcggatttttagtataagtatatgttatgttgtatttgtctggtttgtattgtcctgactcactgtacactgtcttctttgttgttgttcaccgccccgagtcgcccccgggctgagaggggcggtcaataagtgcaagaaataaataaataataaataaatatatttgtaaatagGGTTTTACCAGTGACGGTTTTAGATAATCAGGTTGTGATAAGGAATGTATtgggttttaatgtgttttaattttttactttGTGTGTTCTTTTTGTATTattagctgttttgagtctcgCCTTGGTGTGGAGAAAAGCATTTACTATATGTGTAAAGCATTATATGGTTTTATAATGATCAGTGATGTTCTTTTGTGTTATAATTAACATATTTATTGTGCTTTTATTTTCCTTATATTGTGATTTGTTTTTTGATATGTTGTTTAACTTTTCTTAATTTGGTTGTGTGACtattattgtttatatggttttcCTTGTTGTAAGCCACTCTCTGGCTAAAGAACCAGCATGGCCTGAGACCTGGATTACAGCTCTGGCGGCCAGAGGTTCAGACATAGACGGCGGGGACAAAAgggaggccttctctgtggttgcccctttcctctggaacttcctccatAAAGAAATCAGAACAGccacttctctcctctccttgaaGAAACAACTAAAAACTTGATTTTCTACgttagtttatggagaggatgatTAGTTTTTACCATCGATTCTAACACGACTGACAATGTTGACAGTGATTACCTTAACTTATTAAAGAGCAacatatttttttatatatttatctttatttatacagattttaatggttcaatCTCCTTAAGGTGTTATTTATGTGGCTGACTGAGGCATATGTTTTAGTCCAGGTTGTTCAACTGTTctatttttaactgtttgttaACGGTTTgctttaggtaaaggtttttcctgacattaagtccagtcgtgtccaactctgggggttggtgctcatctccatttctaagccaaagagctggctttgtctatagacacctccaaggtcatgtggctggcatgactgcatgagcgctgttaccttcccgccagagcagtacctattgatctactcacatttgcatgttttcaacctgctaggttgacaaaagcttgggctgttaccttcccaccacagcagtacctattgatctacttatatttgcatgtttttgaactgctaggttgacagaagcttgggctgttaccttcccgccacagcagtacctattgatctatttatatttgcatgtttttgaactgctaggttgacagaggcttgggctgacagcgggagctcacgccgctccctagatttgaacctttcggtcaacaaattcagcagctcagcagcttaactcactgtgctaccaggggctcctactgtTTGCGTTGTTTTAATCATTTACTGCACATAGccttgaatatttgccatttttttGCATCTGGAAGCCACCTTAAGTCCcactggggagagagggcaggttagaaataaagtttattatttatttatcatggaaactcactagtTCACTTTGGGtgcatcacactctctcagcctcagaggatgggcATGAGAAACCTTTTCTCAACAAAACTTGCCACGAAATCCCTGCGACAAGTTCGCCTCAGGTTCGGACACGAAGGGCTTGACACGACAGGATGgtttggagcaggcatgggcaaacttgggactcTAGgggtttcggacttcaactcccacaattcctaacagccaccccaaggttgtccatgcctggtttGGAAGGTAAAGTAGGTCTCCCTGCC encodes:
- the LOC137094843 gene encoding uncharacterized protein, producing the protein MKKAKTIHRERAQQQHTGQQSFLNLFKSLFLSLEPWFPRRQLRPYLGKSDLATVVHALVTSRLDYCNALYVGLPLKTARKLQLVQRAAAMLLTGAGRREHTTPLLSQLHWLPICYRAQFKVLMLSYKALNGSGPKYLADRISAYEPTRALRSSGEALLSVPPVSQARLAGTRERAFSVVAPRLWNTLPVEVRQAPSLMAFRRGLKTWLFEQAFN